One bacterium genomic window, CGGGACGGCCGCGTCTTCGTCGAGGCGGAGACGGTCCAGGTGATGTACGACTACAAGACGGGGCGCCCGGCCCCCGTGGACGCCGACTTCCTCGCCCGGGCCCGGGACTACATCGGGGGCTGAGCACCTCATGCGATCGCCGTTCCGCCTTCGCTTGATCCTCGCCGCGCTCGCCGGTATTCCGCTTCTCCTCGCGGCGTGGGTCGGCGTCTCGATCCTCATGCTCCCGTCCGTCGCCCCCCTGAAGAAGGCGGGGGTTTCGATGACGATCACCGTGAAGGACTGGCACCGGAAGGACCACACGTTCGTGGTCGGGCCGAGGAATCCGCGCTGGACGCCGTACCGCGCGATCCCCGCCGCGCTGAGGAAGGCGGTCGTCGCCTCGGAGGACGCCAACTTCTACTCGCACGAGGGGGTGGACTACGAGGCGATCCGGGAGGCGATCAAGGCGGACTGGCGGAAGGGGAAGTTCGTCCACGGCGGGAGCACGATCACGCAGCAGCTGGCGAAGAACCTCTTCCTCACCCGGGAGAAGACGCTGATCCGGAAGGTCAAGGAGATCGTCCTCGCGCGGCGCATGGACGACGCGCTGTCGAAGTCTCGGATCCTCGAGCTGTACCTCAACGTGGTGGAGCTCGGGCCGATGGTGTACGGGGTCGGGCACGCCGCGCACTACTACTTCGGAACGCACCCCTCGGCACTGACGGTGCGGGATTGCGCGTTCCTCGCCGCCATGCTCCCGGGCCCGAAGGTCTACAACCCGTACCGGAGGATGGACCGGGTGATGCGGCGGACCGACCGGATCCTGCGGCGGATGGTCTCCGCGCGGATGATCACGAGGGAGGAGTACGACGCGGCGATCTCCGAGGTCCCGAACCTCGCGGGGATCGCGCGGAAGGTGGAGAAGACGCTGGAGACCCCTGGGGGCGGCCCGTTGGTGATCGAATCCCCACCCGCCGCGGAGACGCCGGAGCCCGGTACCCCCCCGGTCAGATGACGTACATCACGTTGCTGCGCTGCCGCTCCGCCGCGTCGTCCTCTTCCCGAACGAGGTCGGCGAGGGTCGATCGCGAGAAGACCGCCGCCGCCGCCGCGGACGCCTCCTCCACCATCCGGGATACGGCGGGGGAGGCATCCTTCCCCTCCTTCCTGCCGGACCCCTTTTTCCGCTCACGGCCCCCCATGGGCCCCTCGAACACTTCGACGATCTCGGAGGAGCGGATCGAATCGGGGCGCCGCGCGAGGAGGTACCCGCCGCCGACCCCGCGCCGGCTGGAGAGCATCCCGGCGTTCTTCATTTCGAGG contains:
- the mtgA gene encoding monofunctional biosynthetic peptidoglycan transglycosylase; amino-acid sequence: MRSPFRLRLILAALAGIPLLLAAWVGVSILMLPSVAPLKKAGVSMTITVKDWHRKDHTFVVGPRNPRWTPYRAIPAALRKAVVASEDANFYSHEGVDYEAIREAIKADWRKGKFVHGGSTITQQLAKNLFLTREKTLIRKVKEIVLARRMDDALSKSRILELYLNVVELGPMVYGVGHAAHYYFGTHPSALTVRDCAFLAAMLPGPKVYNPYRRMDRVMRRTDRILRRMVSARMITREEYDAAISEVPNLAGIARKVEKTLETPGGGPLVIESPPAAETPEPGTPPVR
- a CDS encoding Rrf2 family transcriptional regulator, which encodes MHLSKKTEYALRALIYAARFPEGTTFQIRDLAEKNGIPKKFLELILLEMKNAGMLSSRRGVGGGYLLARRPDSIRSSEIVEVFEGPMGGRERKKGSGRKEGKDASPAVSRMVEEASAAAAAVFSRSTLADLVREEDDAAERQRSNVMYVI